Proteins encoded within one genomic window of Equus przewalskii isolate Varuska chromosome 3, EquPr2, whole genome shotgun sequence:
- the LOC103541570 gene encoding placenta-specific gene 8 protein-like produces the protein MNPVVAQPGYGARGATASSWQTDVFDCCDDLGVCLCGTFFPLCLSCQIASDMDECCLCGGSVAMRTLYRTRYGIPGSICDDYLCLMCCPNCTLCQLKRDIDKRRAMNAF, from the exons ATGAATCCAGTTGTTGCTCAGCCAGGCTATGGTGCGCGGGGCGCGACGGCTAGTAGCTGGCAAACCGACGTGTTTGACTGCTGCGACGACCTAGGGGTTT GCCTCTGTGGGACTTTCTTTCCCCTGTGCCTCTCCTGTCAGATTGCCTCTGACATGGACGAATGCTGCCTGTGCGGAGGAAGTGTTGCCATGAGGACCCTGTATCGAACCCGATACGGCATCCCG ggATCTATTTGCGATGATTACCTATGCCTGATGTGTTGCCCTAATTGCACCCTTTGTCAACTCAAGCGAGATATTGATAAAAGACGAGCAATGAATGCTTTCTAA